The Crocosphaera subtropica ATCC 51142 genome includes a window with the following:
- a CDS encoding DUF2949 domain-containing protein, which yields MTNELQTPLLEYLRHKLAIPADALKMAVKFTEASMGSLPMVLWQYGFIDLHQLDEVLDWIDNREIHEVELSY from the coding sequence ATGACCAACGAATTACAGACTCCACTACTCGAATATTTACGTCATAAACTAGCCATTCCTGCGGATGCTTTGAAAATGGCTGTAAAGTTTACAGAAGCGTCTATGGGTTCTCTTCCGATGGTACTTTGGCAATATGGATTCATTGATTTACATCAGTTAGATGAAGTCTTAGATTGGATAGATAATCGAGAGATTCATGAGGTTGAGTTAAGTTATTAA
- a CDS encoding phytoene desaturase family protein: MSNTEIIVIGSGIGGLSCAALLAHYGLDVTVCESHSIAGGAAHSFQRDGFIFDSGPSLYSGLSYSPSPNPLKQVLDAIGEPLPCINYDTWGCYLPEGNFNTSVGADQFCDILRQLRGNNAVEEWRKLQQVMKPLAEASVALPPAAIRFDWNAILTVGKFAPDLIRKSNQVLKLTGSFSNIVDEVITDPFIRHWLDLLCFLLSGLPATGTSAAEMAFMFADWYRPGVKLDYPVGGSGALVDALVRGLRKNGGKLQLNTHVEQILVKKNQAIGVKLRNGDTLTASRGVISNASVWDTLKLLPLDAVSQQWRSQKQQTPPCESFLHLHLGIDGNNLPPDLPCHHIIVNDWEKGITAEQNVILVSIPSLLDPSLAPPGKHTIHVYTPGNEPYERWSQLKRNSKAYQQQKEARSQVMWQALEHIIPDIGNRISVSLVGTPLTHERFLRRHRGSYGPAIQAGKALFPGPNTPIDGLWCCGDSTFPGIGLPAVAASGMMLANTFASVDQHLYLLKRLSL, encoded by the coding sequence ATGTCTAACACCGAAATTATTGTTATTGGTAGCGGTATTGGTGGCTTAAGTTGTGCAGCTTTATTAGCTCATTATGGCTTAGATGTTACTGTTTGTGAAAGCCATAGTATTGCTGGAGGGGCTGCCCACAGTTTTCAACGGGATGGGTTTATTTTTGACTCTGGCCCTTCCTTATATTCTGGTCTTTCCTATTCTCCTTCACCCAACCCCTTAAAACAAGTTCTAGATGCTATTGGAGAACCCTTACCCTGTATTAACTATGACACCTGGGGTTGTTATTTACCCGAAGGCAACTTTAATACTTCTGTCGGGGCCGATCAATTTTGTGACATCTTGCGACAGTTACGGGGAAACAACGCAGTTGAAGAATGGCGAAAGTTACAACAAGTGATGAAACCCTTAGCCGAGGCTAGTGTAGCCCTTCCTCCTGCAGCCATTCGTTTTGACTGGAATGCTATCTTAACCGTCGGTAAGTTTGCACCTGACTTGATCCGAAAGAGTAACCAAGTCTTAAAGTTAACAGGGTCTTTCAGTAATATTGTCGATGAAGTCATCACTGATCCTTTTATTCGTCATTGGTTAGACTTGCTTTGTTTCCTCTTATCTGGACTTCCGGCTACCGGAACCAGCGCGGCCGAAATGGCCTTTATGTTTGCTGACTGGTATCGTCCAGGGGTCAAGTTAGATTATCCTGTGGGGGGAAGTGGGGCCTTAGTGGATGCTTTAGTCCGTGGTTTAAGAAAAAATGGGGGAAAACTCCAATTAAACACCCATGTTGAGCAAATTTTAGTAAAAAAGAATCAAGCCATAGGGGTGAAACTACGCAACGGTGACACCTTAACTGCTAGTCGTGGGGTCATTTCTAATGCGTCGGTGTGGGATACCCTGAAATTATTGCCTTTAGATGCAGTCTCCCAACAGTGGCGAAGCCAAAAACAACAGACTCCTCCTTGTGAGAGTTTTTTGCACCTTCATTTAGGGATCGACGGTAACAACCTGCCCCCAGACTTACCCTGTCATCATATCATCGTCAATGACTGGGAAAAAGGCATTACAGCCGAACAAAACGTGATTTTAGTTTCTATTCCCTCCCTCCTTGATCCCAGTTTAGCCCCCCCAGGAAAACATACTATTCATGTTTACACCCCCGGTAACGAACCCTATGAACGATGGTCACAGTTGAAGCGTAATAGTAAAGCCTATCAGCAACAAAAAGAAGCAAGAAGCCAAGTCATGTGGCAAGCATTAGAACATATTATCCCTGATATCGGCAATCGCATTTCCGTCTCCTTAGTGGGAACTCCCCTAACCCATGAACGGTTTTTGCGTCGTCATCGGGGATCTTATGGCCCGGCTATTCAAGCAGGAAAAGCCCTATTTCCTGGACCGAATACACCCATAGACGGGTTATGGTGTTGCGGTGACTCTACTTTTCCCGGTATCGGTTTACCAGCAGTGGCGGCCAGTGGCATGATGTTAGCTAATACCTTCGCCTCAGTGGATCAGCATTTGTACTTATTAAAACGCCTTTCTCTATAA